A portion of the Desulfobacterales bacterium genome contains these proteins:
- a CDS encoding TIGR01777 family protein: protein MKNQYFNKKTKINASADFVFNWHSRQGCLERLIPPWDNIKVMHREGGINIGAKAILKIQKWGVPVTWNAKHTEYIQNKLFQDIQLSGPFSKWIHTHKFIPEAYNSCLLEDSIEYSLPFYPIGKILLGNFIKKDLEKTFEYRHRITNLDTAYHFSKGDLKPMNIMISGASGLIGTTLIPFLTTSGNNVIKLVRKQPSSQNEALWNPSAGELDTKSLPQIDAVIHLAGENIGEGRWTEEKKKIIIDSRVKGTELIAKTIANMNPLPKVLVCASAIGYYGDRGNDLLTENDSSGNNFVSKVCAEWEKAAILAIEKGIRVVFLRIGIVLSPKGGALKKLLLPFKLGVGGKISSGNQYMSWIGIDDVIRIIHTALTNDSLNGPINVVAPNPVTNYEFTKTLGKVLRRPTLFPIPAFAIKTIFGQMGEELLLSSTKVAPAKLNEIEHPFIHVHLEDALRHLLGM from the coding sequence ATGAAGAACCAATATTTTAACAAAAAAACTAAAATTAATGCTTCAGCTGATTTTGTATTTAATTGGCATTCAAGACAAGGATGCCTTGAAAGGCTTATACCTCCGTGGGATAATATAAAAGTTATGCACCGTGAAGGCGGCATAAATATAGGAGCTAAAGCCATTCTAAAAATACAAAAATGGGGAGTTCCAGTCACATGGAATGCCAAACATACTGAGTATATTCAAAACAAGCTTTTTCAAGATATCCAATTATCTGGGCCATTTTCAAAATGGATTCACACCCATAAATTTATTCCAGAAGCTTATAATTCATGCTTATTAGAAGATAGTATAGAATATTCATTACCATTTTATCCAATAGGAAAAATTCTTCTCGGAAATTTTATAAAAAAAGATCTTGAAAAAACATTTGAATACCGTCATAGAATAACTAATTTGGATACGGCTTATCATTTTTCAAAAGGAGATTTGAAACCAATGAACATAATGATTTCAGGCGCAAGTGGACTTATTGGAACTACGCTTATTCCTTTTTTAACAACTTCTGGAAATAACGTTATTAAGCTTGTTAGAAAACAACCATCAAGCCAAAATGAAGCTTTGTGGAATCCATCTGCAGGCGAATTAGATACTAAGTCTTTGCCTCAAATTGATGCAGTTATTCATCTTGCTGGAGAAAATATCGGCGAAGGCAGATGGACAGAGGAAAAAAAGAAAATAATCATTGATAGCAGAGTTAAAGGAACTGAGCTAATAGCAAAAACAATAGCAAATATGAATCCTCTTCCTAAAGTTTTAGTATGTGCATCAGCTATAGGCTATTACGGAGATAGAGGTAATGATTTGTTAACTGAAAATGATTCATCAGGTAATAATTTTGTATCTAAAGTATGTGCAGAATGGGAAAAAGCTGCCATTTTAGCTATAGAAAAGGGCATAAGAGTTGTATTTCTTAGAATTGGTATTGTTTTAAGCCCTAAGGGCGGAGCTTTAAAAAAGCTTCTTTTGCCCTTTAAACTTGGCGTAGGAGGAAAAATATCGTCAGGAAATCAATACATGAGCTGGATAGGAATTGATGATGTTATAAGGATTATTCATACAGCCTTAACTAATGATAGCTTAAATGGACCAATAAATGTGGTAGCTCCAAATCCTGTAACTAATTATGAATTTACAAAAACATTAGGAAAGGTTTTAAGAAGGCCAACTTTATTTCCGATACCAGCATTTGCTATAAAAACAATTTTCGGACAAATGGGTGAAGAATTACTGCTTTCAAGCACGAAAGTCGCGCCAGCTAAACTTAATGAAATAGAGCATCCATTTATTCATGTTCACCTTGAAGATGCATTACGGCATTTATTAGGAATGTAA